The Yersinia intermedia genome window below encodes:
- a CDS encoding valine--tRNA ligase, with translation MEKTPSNIDKTEPSLDKTYSPQEIEQPLYEHWEKQGYFKPNGDTSKESYCIMIPPPNVTGSLHMGHAFQQTIMDTLIRYQRMQGKNTLWQAGTDHAGIATQMVVERKIAAEEGKTRHDYGRDAFIDKIWQWKGESGGTITRQMRRLGNSVDWERERFTMDDGLSNAVKEVFVRLHKEDLIYRGKRLVNWDPKLRTAISDLEVENRESKGSMWHLRYPLADGAKTAEGKDYLVVATTRPETVLGDTGVAVNPEDPRYKDLIGKEVILPLVGRRIPILGDEHADMEKGTGCVKITPAHDFNDYEVGKRHALPMINILTFDGDIRAEAEVFDTNGEATDACSGAIPEQFQGLERFAARKAVVAEFDKLGLLEEVKPHDLTVPYGDRGGVVIEPMLTDQWYVRTAPLAKVAIEAVENGEIQFVPKQYENMYYSWMRDIQDWCISRQLWWGHRIPAWYDEQGKVYVGRDEAEVRRENNLGADVALRQDEDVLDTWFSSGLWTFSTLGWPEQTDALKTFHPTSVVVSGFDIIFFWIARMIMMTMHFMKDENGKPQVPFKTVYMTGLIRDDEGQKMSKSKGNVIDPLDMVDGISLEELLEKRTGNMMQPQLAEKIRKRTEKQFPNGIEPHGTDALRFTLAALASTGRDINWDMKRLEGYRNFCNKLWNASRFVLMNTEGQDCGQNGGEMVLSLADRWILAEFNQTIKAYREAMDTYRFDLAAGILYEFTWNQFCDWYLELTKPVMNSGSDAELRGTRHTLIEVLEALLRLAHPIIPYITETIWQRVKTLKGITADTIMLQPFPEYDASQVDEKALSDLEWIKQTIIAVRNIRAEMNIAPGKPLEVILRGASAEAQRRVLENQSFIQSLARLSSLTLLADGDKGPVSVTKLVEGAEVLIPMAGLIDKATELDRLAKEVAKLEAEIERIEGKLGNEGFVARAPEAVVAKERERMAACAEAKQKLIEQQAVIAAL, from the coding sequence ATGGAAAAAACACCTTCTAATATCGACAAAACTGAGCCATCCCTCGATAAAACATACAGCCCGCAGGAAATCGAGCAACCGCTGTATGAGCATTGGGAAAAGCAGGGCTATTTCAAGCCAAATGGCGATACCAGCAAAGAAAGCTATTGCATCATGATCCCGCCGCCGAACGTAACCGGCAGCCTGCACATGGGCCATGCTTTCCAGCAGACTATTATGGATACCTTAATTCGCTACCAGCGCATGCAGGGGAAAAATACCCTATGGCAGGCGGGTACCGACCATGCCGGTATCGCAACCCAAATGGTGGTTGAGCGTAAGATTGCCGCAGAAGAAGGCAAAACCCGCCACGATTACGGCCGCGATGCGTTTATCGATAAAATCTGGCAGTGGAAAGGCGAATCAGGCGGCACCATCACTCGCCAAATGCGCCGTCTGGGTAACTCCGTGGATTGGGAGCGTGAGCGTTTCACCATGGACGATGGCCTGTCTAATGCGGTTAAAGAAGTGTTTGTCCGCCTGCATAAAGAAGATCTGATTTACCGTGGCAAGCGCCTGGTGAATTGGGATCCAAAACTGCGCACGGCTATTTCTGATCTGGAAGTAGAAAACCGCGAATCTAAAGGTTCCATGTGGCATCTGCGTTATCCGCTAGCCGATGGTGCCAAAACTGCCGAAGGTAAAGATTACCTGGTGGTCGCCACCACTCGCCCGGAAACCGTATTGGGTGATACTGGTGTTGCAGTGAACCCGGAAGATCCGCGCTATAAGGATCTGATCGGCAAAGAAGTTATCCTGCCGTTAGTTGGCCGCCGTATTCCGATCCTCGGTGACGAACATGCCGATATGGAGAAAGGCACCGGTTGCGTGAAAATCACCCCAGCGCATGACTTTAATGACTATGAAGTGGGTAAACGTCACGCCCTGCCGATGATCAACATTCTGACTTTCGACGGTGATATCCGTGCTGAAGCTGAAGTGTTTGATACTAACGGTGAAGCTACCGATGCTTGCAGCGGTGCGATCCCAGAACAGTTCCAGGGTTTGGAGCGTTTTGCTGCCCGTAAAGCTGTTGTCGCTGAATTTGATAAGCTTGGCCTGCTAGAAGAGGTTAAGCCACACGACCTGACAGTACCTTATGGTGACCGTGGCGGCGTGGTTATCGAACCGATGCTGACCGACCAATGGTATGTACGCACAGCACCGCTGGCGAAAGTGGCCATTGAAGCGGTAGAAAACGGTGAAATTCAGTTCGTGCCTAAGCAGTACGAAAATATGTATTACTCATGGATGCGTGACATTCAGGATTGGTGCATCTCTCGCCAACTGTGGTGGGGCCACCGCATTCCAGCCTGGTATGACGAACAAGGGAAAGTGTACGTCGGCCGCGATGAAGCTGAAGTGCGCCGCGAAAACAATCTGGGCGCAGACGTGGCATTGCGTCAAGACGAAGACGTGCTGGATACTTGGTTCTCATCCGGTCTGTGGACGTTCTCCACATTGGGCTGGCCTGAGCAAACCGACGCGTTGAAAACCTTCCATCCGACCAGTGTTGTGGTCAGTGGTTTCGACATTATTTTCTTCTGGATTGCCCGCATGATCATGATGACCATGCACTTTATGAAAGATGAAAATGGTAAGCCGCAGGTGCCGTTTAAGACCGTCTATATGACCGGCCTTATCCGTGATGACGAAGGGCAGAAAATGTCCAAGTCGAAAGGTAACGTCATCGATCCACTGGATATGGTTGACGGTATTTCACTGGAAGAATTGCTGGAAAAACGTACCGGCAACATGATGCAGCCACAGTTGGCGGAAAAAATCCGCAAGCGCACCGAGAAACAGTTCCCGAACGGTATTGAACCGCACGGCACTGATGCCCTGCGCTTTACGCTGGCAGCGCTGGCCTCTACCGGCCGTGATATCAACTGGGACATGAAACGCCTGGAAGGCTATCGTAACTTCTGTAATAAGCTGTGGAACGCGAGCCGTTTCGTGCTGATGAATACTGAAGGGCAGGATTGCGGGCAGAATGGTGGCGAAATGGTGCTATCACTGGCTGATCGCTGGATTCTGGCTGAATTCAATCAAACCATCAAAGCCTACCGTGAAGCGATGGACACTTACCGCTTTGATCTGGCGGCGGGTATTTTGTATGAGTTTACCTGGAACCAGTTCTGTGACTGGTATCTGGAGCTGACCAAGCCGGTGATGAACAGTGGTTCTGATGCTGAGCTGCGCGGTACCCGTCATACCCTGATTGAGGTGCTGGAAGCATTGCTGCGTTTAGCGCATCCAATCATTCCTTACATCACTGAAACCATCTGGCAGCGGGTTAAAACCCTGAAAGGCATTACAGCAGATACCATTATGTTGCAGCCTTTCCCAGAATATGATGCCAGCCAGGTCGATGAAAAAGCCCTGAGTGATTTGGAATGGATCAAGCAAACCATCATTGCGGTGCGTAATATCCGTGCAGAGATGAACATCGCGCCAGGTAAGCCGTTGGAAGTCATACTGCGTGGTGCCAGTGCTGAAGCTCAGCGCCGCGTGTTGGAAAACCAGAGTTTCATCCAGTCGCTGGCACGCTTGTCCTCCCTCACGCTGCTCGCTGACGGTGATAAAGGCCCTGTATCGGTGACCAAACTGGTTGAAGGCGCAGAAGTGCTGATCCCAATGGCGGGCTTGATCGATAAAGCTACTGAGTTGGATCGTTTGGCGAAGGAAGTCGCAAAACTGGAAGCCGAGATTGAGCGTATCGAAGGCAAGCTGGGTAACGAAGGCTTTGTGGCGCGTGCGCCTGAAGCGGTGGTCGCCAAAGAGCGTGAAAGAATGGCGGCCTGCGCTGAAGCTAAACAGAAGTTAATTGAGCAGCAGGCAGTCATCGCAGCTCTGTAA
- a CDS encoding YhcH/YjgK/YiaL family protein, translating to MITGNIHHLELLPYLPAQLKEAIEYVKSHITAETPLGKHDIDGNNLFVLISNDCTDYLENRRAEYHAKYLDIQIVLAGVEGMTFSNQPAGKPDTDWLADKDIAFLPAGVDEKLFVMQTGDFVVFYPGEVHKPLCAVGEPANVRKAVVKISVK from the coding sequence ATGATTACCGGAAATATTCACCATTTGGAATTGTTGCCTTATCTGCCTGCACAATTAAAAGAAGCTATTGAATATGTGAAGAGCCATATCACCGCAGAAACCCCATTGGGTAAGCATGATATCGATGGCAATAATCTCTTCGTATTGATCTCCAATGACTGCACGGATTATCTGGAAAATCGCCGTGCGGAATACCACGCTAAATATCTGGATATTCAGATTGTTTTGGCGGGCGTCGAGGGGATGACATTCAGTAATCAGCCTGCCGGTAAGCCGGATACTGACTGGTTGGCGGACAAAGACATTGCCTTTCTACCGGCGGGTGTTGATGAGAAGCTGTTTGTCATGCAGACCGGTGATTTTGTGGTGTTTTACCCAGGTGAAGTACATAAACCACTGTGTGCGGTGGGGGAACCGGCTAATGTGCGCAAAGCGGTTGTGAAGATATCTGTAAAATAA
- the rraB gene encoding ribonuclease E inhibitor RraB — MANREMLDEQRDETRLIIEELLEDGSDPDALYTIEHHLSAEKFEVLEKAAVEAFKLGYEVTDAEELEVEDGSLVMCCDVISEVALNAEIIDAQVEQLIALAETCGVNYDGWGTYYEDPNAEDDEDGDFGDEELVDEDDDGKRH; from the coding sequence ATGGCAAACCGCGAAATGCTGGACGAACAACGTGACGAAACCCGCCTGATCATCGAAGAACTGCTGGAAGATGGCAGTGATCCAGATGCGCTATACACCATCGAACATCACCTGTCTGCTGAGAAGTTCGAGGTGCTGGAGAAGGCTGCCGTTGAAGCATTCAAGCTGGGTTATGAAGTAACAGATGCTGAAGAGCTGGAAGTGGAAGATGGCTCATTAGTGATGTGCTGTGACGTGATCAGTGAAGTTGCGCTAAATGCTGAAATCATTGATGCACAGGTTGAACAACTGATTGCCCTGGCTGAGACCTGTGGCGTTAACTACGATGGTTGGGGCACCTACTACGAAGACCCGAACGCCGAAGATGACGAAGACGGTGATTTCGGCGATGAAGAGTTGGTGGATGAAGACGACGACGGTAAGCGCCACTAA
- the pepA gene encoding leucyl aminopeptidase, with product MEFSVKSGSPEKQRSACIVVGVFEPRRLSPIAEQLDKISDGYISALLRRGELEGKVGQTLLLHHVPNILSERILLIGCGKERELDERQYKQVIQKTINTLNDTGSMEAVCFLTELHVKGRNTYWKVRQAVETAKETLYTFDQLKSNKTEPRRPLRKMVFNVPTRRELTSGERAIQHGLAVASGIKAAKDLGNMPPNICNAAYLASQARQLADAFSTNIITRVIGEQQMKELGMHSYLAVGHGSQNESLMSVIEYKGNPNPDAKPIVLVGKGLTFDSGGISIKPAEGMDEMKYDMCGAATVYGVMRVVAELQLPLNVIGVLAGCENMPGGRAYRPGDILTTMSGQTVEVLNTDAEGRLVLCDALTYVERFDPELVIDIATLTGACVVALGHHITGLMSNHNPLAHELIGASEQAGDRAWRLPLGDEYAEQLDSNFADMANIGGRAGGAITAGCFLSRFTRKYSWAHLDIAGTAWRSGKNKGATGRPVALLSQFLLNRAGLNGDD from the coding sequence ATGGAGTTCAGTGTAAAGAGCGGCAGCCCGGAAAAACAGCGCAGTGCCTGTATTGTAGTCGGCGTTTTCGAACCTCGTCGTCTATCTCCAATTGCCGAACAACTCGACAAAATTAGTGATGGCTACATCAGCGCTTTATTGCGCCGTGGTGAACTTGAAGGCAAAGTCGGGCAGACGCTGTTACTGCACCATGTGCCGAATATTCTCTCCGAGCGCATCTTGTTAATTGGTTGTGGCAAAGAGCGTGAGCTTGATGAACGCCAGTACAAGCAAGTGATCCAGAAGACCATCAATACCCTTAATGACACCGGTTCAATGGAGGCGGTCTGCTTCCTGACTGAACTGCATGTTAAAGGCCGCAATACTTACTGGAAGGTGCGTCAGGCGGTAGAAACAGCCAAAGAAACGCTTTACACCTTCGATCAACTTAAAAGTAATAAAACCGAGCCTCGCCGCCCGTTGCGTAAAATGGTGTTCAATGTGCCAACCCGCCGCGAACTGACCAGCGGTGAGCGCGCAATACAACACGGTCTGGCAGTAGCATCCGGTATCAAAGCCGCTAAAGACTTAGGCAATATGCCACCAAACATCTGTAACGCAGCCTATCTGGCGTCTCAGGCGCGCCAACTGGCCGATGCATTTAGCACCAACATCATTACTCGCGTTATTGGTGAGCAACAGATGAAAGAGCTGGGAATGCACTCTTATCTGGCTGTTGGCCATGGTTCGCAGAATGAATCATTGATGTCAGTGATAGAATATAAGGGTAATCCGAACCCTGACGCTAAGCCAATTGTGCTGGTAGGCAAGGGGCTGACCTTCGACTCCGGTGGTATTTCCATCAAACCGGCCGAAGGTATGGATGAGATGAAATACGACATGTGCGGTGCTGCAACCGTTTATGGCGTAATGCGGGTGGTGGCTGAGCTGCAATTGCCGTTGAACGTAATTGGTGTATTGGCGGGCTGTGAAAACATGCCAGGTGGCCGCGCGTATCGCCCAGGTGATATTCTAACCACCATGTCCGGTCAAACCGTCGAAGTGCTGAATACCGATGCGGAAGGCCGTTTGGTACTGTGCGATGCGCTGACCTACGTTGAGCGTTTCGATCCCGAACTGGTGATTGATATCGCCACGCTGACCGGCGCGTGTGTGGTGGCATTAGGGCACCACATTACCGGTTTAATGTCGAATCATAATCCACTGGCTCATGAGCTGATTGGTGCGTCTGAACAAGCTGGTGACCGTGCATGGCGCTTGCCACTCGGTGATGAATACGCCGAGCAACTGGATTCCAATTTTGCCGATATGGCGAATATTGGTGGCCGTGCTGGTGGGGCCATTACCGCAGGCTGCTTCCTGTCGCGCTTTACCCGCAAATATAGCTGGGCGCATTTGGATATCGCCGGTACAGCCTGGCGTTCGGGCAAGAACAAAGGTGCAACAGGCCGTCCAGTCGCGTTGTTGTCTCAGTTCCTGCTAAATCGTGCAGGGCTTAACGGCGACGATTAA
- a CDS encoding DNA polymerase III subunit chi, with product MKNATFYLLEHDTPAGELRAHEALACEIAAERWRAGKRVLIACENQEQAQRLDEALWQRAPEQFVPHNLAGEGPKYGAPVELAWPERRGNSPRDLLISLLPEFAGFATAFHEVVDFVPYEENLKQLARDRYKSYRSVGFHLTTATPPTN from the coding sequence ATGAAAAACGCCACCTTCTACCTGCTCGAACACGACACGCCCGCCGGTGAGCTGCGCGCTCATGAAGCGTTGGCCTGCGAAATTGCGGCTGAGCGTTGGCGGGCAGGCAAGCGGGTACTGATCGCCTGTGAAAACCAGGAGCAGGCACAGCGGCTGGATGAAGCTCTGTGGCAACGGGCACCTGAGCAATTTGTGCCCCATAATCTGGCCGGTGAAGGGCCAAAATATGGCGCGCCAGTTGAACTGGCCTGGCCGGAACGGCGCGGTAATTCCCCGCGCGACCTGCTGATCAGCCTGCTACCAGAGTTCGCAGGTTTTGCCACCGCTTTCCATGAAGTGGTAGACTTCGTCCCTTACGAAGAAAATTTAAAACAGTTGGCGCGCGACCGATATAAGTCTTATCGCAGCGTCGGCTTTCATTTGACCACGGCAACGCCGCCAACTAATTGA
- the lptG gene encoding LPS export ABC transporter permease LptG: MFGVLDRYIGRTILNTILMTLFMLVSLSGIIKFVEQLRKVGQGDYSAVSAGMYTLLSIPKDIEIFFPMAALLGALLGLGSLATRSELVVMQASGFTRMQIAASVMKTAIPLVLLTMAIGEWVAPQGEQMARNFRAQQMYGGSLLSTQSGLWAKDGSDFIYIQRVSGDNELTGVNIYHFDKQDRLLSVRYAATATYEDNIWRLSQVDESDLTNPKQVTGSQTLAGEWKTNLTPEKLGVVAMNPDSLSISGLYDYSKYLRQSGQESNRYELNMWGKIFAPFSVAVMMLMALSFIFGPLRSVPMGVRVVTGIFFGFVFYVLDQIFGPLSLVYSIPPVIGALLPSILFLLISVYLLLKRR, translated from the coding sequence ATGTTTGGTGTATTAGACCGTTATATCGGACGGACTATCCTCAATACCATTTTGATGACGTTATTCATGCTGGTATCGCTATCTGGCATCATCAAATTTGTCGAGCAGTTACGTAAGGTCGGGCAGGGGGACTATTCAGCCGTTTCCGCTGGCATGTACACCCTGCTAAGCATCCCTAAAGATATTGAGATATTCTTCCCGATGGCGGCGCTATTGGGGGCTTTGCTCGGTCTTGGATCATTGGCGACCCGCAGTGAGCTGGTGGTGATGCAGGCATCAGGCTTTACCCGCATGCAAATTGCCGCGTCGGTGATGAAAACCGCGATCCCGCTGGTATTGCTGACAATGGCGATCGGCGAGTGGGTTGCACCGCAAGGCGAACAGATGGCACGCAATTTCCGTGCTCAGCAGATGTATGGCGGTTCATTATTATCGACACAATCGGGTCTGTGGGCGAAAGACGGCTCTGACTTTATCTATATCCAGCGGGTATCGGGTGACAACGAACTGACGGGCGTTAATATTTATCATTTTGATAAACAGGACCGTCTACTCTCAGTTCGTTACGCCGCAACTGCGACTTATGAAGACAATATTTGGCGTTTATCGCAGGTTGATGAGTCTGATCTTACCAATCCTAAGCAAGTGACAGGTTCGCAGACCTTGGCCGGTGAGTGGAAGACCAACCTGACACCAGAAAAACTGGGGGTGGTTGCGATGAACCCGGATTCGCTCTCCATTAGTGGTTTATACGATTACAGTAAGTACCTGCGGCAAAGCGGGCAGGAATCGAACCGTTACGAGTTGAACATGTGGGGCAAGATATTTGCGCCATTCTCAGTCGCGGTAATGATGCTAATGGCACTGTCATTTATTTTTGGCCCATTACGTAGTGTGCCGATGGGTGTTCGGGTGGTTACTGGCATCTTCTTCGGTTTTGTTTTCTACGTACTGGATCAGATTTTTGGCCCACTTAGTTTGGTTTACAGCATTCCACCGGTCATTGGTGCGCTGCTACCGAGTATACTTTTCCTCCTAATCAGTGTTTATTTGCTGCTAAAACGGCGTTGA
- a CDS encoding tyrosine-type recombinase/integrase — protein MALSDVKVRTAKPEAKAYKLTDGEGMVLLVHPNGSKYWRLRYRFGGKEKMLALGKYPEISLADARARRDEARKLLANGVDPSESKKAVKVEQEQEAITFEVVAREWHASNRQWSEAHSARVLKSLEDNLFQAIGKRNIADLGTRDLLPPIKAVEMSGRLEVASRLQQRTTAIMRYAVQSGLIDYNPAQEMAGAVATGKRKHRAALELNRVSELLHRIDYYSGRPLTRLAVELTLLVFIRSSELRFARWSEVDFETAMWSIPGEREPLEGVKHSHRGSKMRTPHLVPLSRQALAILQKIKSMSGNRELIFIGDHDPRKPMSENTVNKALRVMGYDTKVEVCGHGFRTMACSSLIESGLWSKDAVERQMSHQERNSVRAAYIHKAEHLDERRLMLQWWADYLDANREKGVSPFDFGKRD, from the coding sequence ATGGCTCTGAGTGATGTGAAGGTTCGTACAGCCAAGCCTGAAGCGAAAGCCTATAAACTTACCGACGGCGAAGGCATGGTATTACTGGTTCACCCTAACGGCTCGAAATACTGGCGGCTACGCTATCGCTTTGGTGGTAAAGAGAAGATGCTGGCGCTGGGGAAGTACCCTGAAATATCGTTGGCTGATGCCAGGGCGCGGCGTGACGAAGCTCGTAAGCTGTTAGCTAACGGTGTGGACCCAAGTGAGAGCAAGAAAGCCGTTAAGGTAGAGCAGGAGCAAGAAGCGATAACTTTTGAAGTGGTAGCCAGAGAGTGGCATGCCAGTAATCGTCAATGGTCAGAAGCTCACAGTGCTCGAGTGCTCAAAAGCTTAGAGGACAATCTCTTTCAAGCCATTGGCAAACGGAATATTGCAGATCTCGGAACCCGTGATCTTTTGCCTCCAATCAAAGCCGTAGAGATGTCTGGACGTCTTGAAGTGGCTTCCCGACTGCAACAACGAACAACAGCAATAATGCGCTATGCAGTTCAAAGCGGTTTAATCGATTACAACCCCGCGCAGGAGATGGCGGGCGCTGTAGCAACGGGTAAAAGAAAGCACCGTGCTGCTCTTGAGTTAAACCGTGTTTCAGAGTTGCTTCATCGCATCGACTACTACAGTGGCAGGCCACTCACTCGGTTAGCGGTAGAATTGACTTTATTGGTTTTTATCCGTTCCAGTGAATTACGTTTCGCCCGTTGGTCAGAAGTGGATTTTGAAACCGCCATGTGGTCAATCCCTGGAGAGCGTGAACCACTGGAAGGTGTTAAGCACTCGCACCGGGGATCAAAAATGCGTACTCCTCATCTTGTCCCCTTATCCCGCCAGGCGCTCGCTATTCTGCAAAAGATCAAAAGCATGAGTGGAAATCGTGAGCTGATTTTTATCGGTGATCATGACCCACGTAAACCAATGAGTGAAAACACGGTGAACAAGGCTCTACGCGTTATGGGATATGACACGAAGGTTGAAGTCTGTGGCCATGGTTTTAGGACGATGGCATGTAGTTCATTGATTGAGTCGGGGTTGTGGTCGAAGGATGCGGTAGAGCGGCAGATGAGTCACCAAGAACGAAACTCTGTGCGTGCGGCTTACATTCATAAGGCGGAACATTTGGATGAGCGAAGATTGATGCTGCAGTGGTGGGCGGATTATCTGGATGCTAATCGGGAGAAGGGGGTGAGTCCGTTTGATTTTGGGAAACGTGACTGA
- the argF gene encoding ornithine carbamoyltransferase: MSQFYKRHFLRLLDFTPTEITALLDLAAELKQAKKSGREQQKLVGKNIALIFEKDSTRTRCSFEVAAYDQGARVTYLGPGGSQIGHKESIKDTARVLGRMYDGIQYRGHGQQIVETLAEFAGVPVWNGLTNEFHPTQLLADLLTMQEHLPGKALSEMKFAYLGDARNNMGNTMLEAAALVGMDLRLVAPKACWPEANLVAACRAQAQKTGGKITLTEDIAEGVKGADFLYTDVWVSMGEPKEVWQERVSLLKPYQVNMAVVKLTGNPRVKFLHCLPAFHDDQTTVGKQMAEQYDLPGGMEVTEEVFESTHSIVFDQAENRLHTIKAVMVATLGQD, from the coding sequence ATGAGTCAGTTCTATAAACGTCACTTTCTGAGGTTACTGGATTTTACCCCCACCGAGATTACGGCCCTGCTGGATCTGGCTGCTGAACTCAAGCAAGCCAAGAAATCAGGCCGTGAGCAGCAAAAGTTGGTAGGTAAGAATATCGCGCTCATCTTCGAAAAAGACTCGACTCGTACTCGATGCTCTTTCGAAGTTGCCGCATATGATCAAGGTGCTCGCGTGACTTACCTCGGCCCAGGTGGGAGCCAAATTGGGCATAAAGAATCAATTAAAGATACCGCCAGAGTGCTAGGGCGCATGTATGACGGTATCCAATATCGCGGCCACGGCCAGCAAATCGTTGAAACATTAGCCGAATTTGCCGGTGTTCCGGTATGGAATGGTCTGACAAATGAATTTCATCCAACCCAGTTACTGGCTGATTTGCTGACCATGCAAGAGCATTTACCAGGTAAAGCGCTGAGTGAAATGAAATTTGCCTATCTTGGTGATGCACGTAACAACATGGGTAACACCATGCTGGAAGCAGCGGCGCTGGTCGGGATGGATCTACGCCTGGTTGCACCAAAAGCATGTTGGCCAGAGGCTAATCTGGTGGCGGCTTGCCGGGCGCAGGCACAGAAAACGGGCGGTAAAATCACGCTGACAGAAGATATTGCCGAAGGGGTAAAAGGCGCTGACTTCCTGTATACCGATGTTTGGGTGTCAATGGGTGAGCCAAAAGAGGTGTGGCAAGAACGTGTTAGCTTACTGAAACCTTATCAGGTCAACATGGCGGTGGTAAAACTCACCGGTAACCCGCGGGTCAAATTCCTGCACTGCCTGCCAGCATTCCACGATGACCAAACTACCGTAGGCAAGCAAATGGCCGAACAGTATGATTTGCCCGGTGGAATGGAAGTTACCGAAGAGGTGTTTGAATCCACCCATAGCATCGTATTTGATCAGGCAGAAAACCGCCTGCATACCATCAAAGCAGTGATGGTCGCCACATTGGGCCAAGACTAA
- a CDS encoding GNAT family N-acetyltransferase, whose product MTTATPIRLLVRPITVADNLAIANVIRDVSAEFGLTADKGYTVSDPNLDHLFELYSQPRSAYWVIEVDGNIAGGGGVAPLSGGEADLCELQKMYFLPILRGKGLAKQLALQALAFARQQGFGRCYLETTASLTSAIGLYEKLGFEHIDCSMGNTGHVDCEVTMLKKL is encoded by the coding sequence ATGACCACTGCCACACCTATCCGCCTGCTGGTGCGCCCTATCACCGTCGCAGACAATCTTGCTATTGCCAATGTTATCCGTGATGTTTCGGCTGAATTCGGCTTGACCGCAGATAAAGGCTATACCGTGTCTGATCCTAATCTGGATCACTTATTTGAGCTGTATAGTCAGCCACGTAGCGCTTACTGGGTGATCGAGGTGGACGGTAATATCGCTGGCGGCGGCGGCGTAGCGCCGTTGTCAGGTGGCGAAGCCGATCTGTGTGAATTGCAGAAAATGTATTTCCTGCCCATATTACGCGGTAAAGGTTTGGCAAAGCAGTTGGCGTTACAAGCGTTAGCTTTTGCTCGTCAGCAGGGCTTTGGCCGCTGCTATCTGGAAACCACCGCCAGCCTGACCAGCGCCATTGGCTTATATGAGAAACTGGGTTTTGAGCATATTGACTGTTCGATGGGCAATACTGGCCATGTGGACTGCGAAGTGACGATGCTGAAAAAACTGTGA
- the lptF gene encoding LPS export ABC transporter permease LptF, with protein MIIIRYLVRETLKSQIAILFILLLIFFSQKLVRILGAAVDGEIPANLVLSLLGLGVPEMAQLILPLSLFLGLLMTLGKLYTESEITVMHACGMGKKSLIMAALILALFTSALAAVNTIWLGPWSSKHQDEVLNDARANPSLAALAGGQFKSSTDGNSALFIGNVTGREFNRVFLAQLRPNGNQRPSVVVADSGHMTERPDGSQVVILNKGTRYEGTALLRDFRITDFVDYQAIIGHQEVQQNNNVAEQMSMKQLWRANQPDTRAEFHWRLTLIVSVIIMALLVVPLSVVNPRQGRVLSMLPAMLLYLIFFLLQSSLRSNAGNGKLDPFIWMWIVNGAYLAVAVVLNLWDGLPARKLRARLRGAA; from the coding sequence GTGATCATCATAAGATATCTGGTACGGGAAACACTTAAGAGCCAAATTGCGATTCTGTTCATCCTGCTATTAATCTTCTTTAGTCAGAAGTTAGTACGGATATTAGGCGCTGCGGTCGATGGTGAAATCCCGGCAAACCTGGTTTTATCCCTTTTAGGGCTCGGTGTGCCGGAAATGGCACAACTTATCCTGCCATTGAGCTTATTCCTTGGCCTGCTGATGACGTTGGGCAAATTGTACACGGAGAGTGAAATCACCGTGATGCATGCCTGCGGCATGGGCAAAAAATCCCTGATAATGGCGGCATTGATTCTGGCGCTGTTTACTTCTGCGTTGGCGGCAGTTAATACCATCTGGCTTGGACCCTGGTCTTCTAAACATCAAGACGAAGTATTGAATGATGCCCGCGCGAACCCAAGCTTGGCGGCCTTGGCCGGTGGGCAGTTTAAATCTTCAACTGATGGCAATTCAGCCTTATTTATCGGTAATGTGACGGGCAGAGAGTTTAACCGTGTATTTTTGGCACAATTGCGGCCAAACGGTAATCAACGTCCTTCTGTAGTTGTGGCTGATAGCGGCCATATGACCGAACGGCCAGATGGCTCGCAAGTGGTTATCTTAAACAAAGGTACCCGCTATGAAGGCACCGCGTTGTTGCGCGATTTTCGTATCACTGATTTTGTTGATTACCAAGCGATAATCGGCCATCAGGAAGTGCAGCAAAACAACAATGTGGCAGAACAGATGTCCATGAAACAGCTATGGCGCGCGAATCAACCCGATACCCGTGCTGAGTTTCACTGGCGTCTGACACTGATTGTTTCGGTCATTATTATGGCGTTGTTGGTGGTGCCACTGAGTGTTGTCAACCCGCGCCAAGGGCGAGTTCTGAGCATGCTGCCGGCCATGTTGTTGTATTTGATTTTCTTCCTGTTACAAAGCTCCCTGCGCTCTAATGCAGGTAACGGTAAGCTGGACCCATTTATCTGGATGTGGATCGTAAACGGTGCTTATCTGGCTGTGGCGGTGGTATTGAACCTGTGGGATGGCCTGCCGGCTCGTAAGTTACGTGCACGATTGAGAGGTGCTGCCTGA